Proteins from one Malassezia vespertilionis chromosome 2, complete sequence genomic window:
- a CDS encoding uncharacterized protein (EggNog:ENOG503NX9Z; TransMembrane:2 (i73-92o98-118i); COG:S): MSQGDAPLMRNGQHDTPVSVPDDAWDDAAFSQRFQFQPYEPVQTSEVDSDEHDLPSPVSQPGFQQRTQRGVHMYDRVGFVGMIPVILLYIVHQLLIRWKGVLAVSCIGSLSAVFLFNVGRPEWRETAYYRVNPNVKVPRDAAGMPISVRPSHPIIPPHMNQCPGPHNISVPFSPLDAHPTPKSHPLAIVGDHQLVGLDPGQCITYRERYGMYTDEALNITYRLPEQLLPDSDRAFVYDDDPDNPLPIGKRPARIQSTEEVRARIGYDPLHGLQRDPAVSTSMWEAALRYNLTVANMRDDDDLFVPDWRALMDGCYRQRLEERGWNETAIEREMRARPFDPSRPALSRENAQMLYHTTPGTKRTVVVMRSYQGYPWREDDILNLRAMISELTLNNPNTPYDVRILVEVKDHSLSVFSSEWDRYRVLIESVPREFWGLVDFWSEKELEVLYAGLPGKFINNMVATTSYRSCLMALQKFWLDHQEYDFIYNWEMDVRYIGNYLDYFEGIEEYARREPLLPGMNKYDTWYIPNVTESEQNWRSEQEQNNFVGQEADMITLGPIFDPRGSGWYWTHDVQNYPKGRDTDRRASIGTNMRMSRALMEAMNVVNAEAKKSLHCEAWPTTLVLHSQMESSDSQSFYPTAGFTYTLPLPFKGVFAPHPIYFRHEWDVDELYKLLNRPNFYEKKNENLHKDSSFYYHAQHAKELYTGWKASEDGCRAPSMLHPIKRVDYVH; this comes from the coding sequence ATGTCCCAAGGCGACGCGCCTCTGATGCGGAATGGACAGCACGATACGCCAGTGTCGGTCCCTGACGATGCATGGGACGATGCTGCATTTTCGCAGCGCTTCCAGTTCCAGCCGTACGAACCGGTACAGACGTCGGAGGTGGATTCAGACGAGCATGACTTGCCCAGTCCAGTCTCGCAGCCAGGCTttcagcagcgcacgcagcgcggtgTGCACATGTACGACCGCGTTGGCTTTGTCGGCATGATCCCAGTTATTCTGCTGTATATTGTGCACCAGCTGCTGATTCGCTGGAAAGGGGTGCTCGCCGTCAGCTGCATTGGCTCTTTGAGCGCCGTGTTTCTATTTAATGTCGGGCGCCCCGAGTGGCGCGAGACAGCGTACTATCGGGTGAACCCCAACGTCAAggtgccgcgcgatgctgcggGCATGCCGATCAGTGTGCGCCCTTCGCACCCCATTATTCCCCCTCATATGAACCAGTGCCCAGGGCCCCACAATATCTCTGTGCCGTTCAGCCCGCTGGACGCGCACCCAACACCCAAGTCGCACCCCCTGGCGATTGTCGGCGATCACCAGCTTGTTGGCCTCGATCCGGGCCAGTGCATCACCTACCGCGAGCGCTATGGGATGTATAcggacgaggcgctcaacATTACGTATAGACTCCCAGAGCAGCTGCTGCCCGACAGCGACCGCGCCTTTGTGTACGATGATGATCCCGACAATCCGCTGCccatcggcaagcgccCTGCACGCATCCAGTCGACCGAAgaggtgcgtgcgcggaTCGGATACGACCCGTTGCACGGGCTCCAACGCGATCCTGCAGTGTCAACCTCGATGTGGGAAGCCGCCTTGCGCTACAATCTCACCGTGGCCAACATGCGCGATGATGACGATCTGTTCGTGCCAGACTGGCGTGCCCTTATGGACGGCTGTTACCGCCAGCGTCTCGAGGAGCGTGGCTGGAACGAGACGGCGATAGAGCGCGAGATGCGTGCCCGGCCATTCGATCCGTCGCGTCCTGCGCTTAGCCGCGAAAATGCACAGATGCTATACCACACCACTCCCGGCACGAAGCGCACCGTGGTCGTAATGCGGAGCTACCAGGGCTATCCGTGGCGCGAAGACGACATTCTGAACTTGCGTGCGATGATCAGCGAGCTTACCCTGAACAATCCCAACACGCCGTACGACGTGCGCATCCTTGTTGAGGTCAAGGACCACTCGCTCTCTGTTTTTTCTTCCGAGTGGGACCGATACAGGGTGTTGATCGAAAGCGTTCCCCGCGAGTTTTGGGGCTTGGTCGATTTCTGGAGCGAAAAAGAGCTCGAGGTGCTGTATGCGGGCCTCCCGGGCAAGTTTATCAACAACATGGTCGCCACCACCTCGTACCGCTCCTGCCTcatggcgctgcaaaaatTCTGGCTCGACCACCAAGAGTACGACTTTATCTACAACTGGGAGATGGACGTGCGCTACATTGGCAATTATCTCGACTACTTTGAAGGCATTGAGGAGTACGCGAGGCGTGAGCCGCTGCTCCCGGGCATGAACAAGTACGACACTTGGTACATTCCCAACGTCACCGAGTCGGAGCAAAActggcgcagcgagcaggAGCAGAACAACTTTGTGGGCCAGGAGGCCGATATGATCACGCTCGGGCCTATTTTCGATCCGCGCGGCTCGGGATGGTATTGGACGCACGATGTGCAAAACTATCCCAAAGGACGCGACACGGATCGTCGCGCGTCGATCGGGACAAATAtgcgcatgtcgcgcgccttgatgGAGGCGATGAACGTCGTGAATGCCGAGGCGAAAAAGTCGCTCCATTGCGAGGCGTGGCCAACGACCCTGGTGCTCCATTCCCAGATGGAGAGCTCGGATAGCCAGTCGTTTTACCCCACCGCGGGATTCACGTATACGCTGCCGCTCCCGTTCAAAGGCgtgtttgcgccgcatcctATTTACTTCCGGCACGAATGGGACGTGGATGAGCTGTACAAGCTGCTGAACAGGCCCAACTTTTACGAAAAGAAGAACGAGAACCTGCACAAGGACTCTTCCTTTTACTACCATGCACAGCATGCCAAGGAGCTGTACACGGGCTGGAAGGCCAGCGAGGATggatgccgcgcgccgtcgatgcTGCATCCAATCAAGCGTGTGGACTATGTACATTAA
- a CDS encoding uncharacterized protein (TransMembrane:1 (o164-186i)), with amino-acid sequence MTGDSVQHFTFGNDKPRGSGNAAKQGGQNNGNRNQNGNKKQDGNQNGNQNGNRNGNRNGNRNGNRNGNQNNNQSNQSSQNGNKNNQNRQSNQNGQAQPRTASNQDRPKSAAQQQSVDAASTRNPVSSDSPPSATTATHSPTTSALGAANNAMGSTDDGGLSGGAIAGIVVGSVLGLLLLAFIAWFLGRRATKSREEAVQNASGPPMYSQGGELVTHPTTQNTSESFPNSVYDSYAQPSEPAPFDYFYMAQPAASADTSQLTQRDPMAMDGYAQQPGSVFTAPPIVYDTLVPGQALTSNASLQTGSKDASAYRGGAQRRPRMKREVSDMPITPSRRTDRYYASGQDITPRSWPSADDVSDEKYADDVIADYAELEPAPKRVHKNRTRRRPRERSRAPVPQTPVGDGSLEVSTSGSYDLDDSMSELPYTRARRKPPRNLVPTYDINQEASYAADALRARDADNL; translated from the coding sequence ATGACAGGTGATTCTGTTCAGCATTTCACCTTTGGCAACGATAAACCGCGAGGGAGCGGTAATGCAGCCAAGCAGGGCGGTCAGAACAACGGCAACAGGAACCAGAATGGTAATAAAAAACAGGATGGCAACCAGAATGGCAACCAGAATGGCAATCGGAATGGCAATCGGAATGGCAACCGGAATGGCAACCGGAATGGCAACCAGAATAACAACCAGAGCAACCAGAGCAGCCAGAATGGCAACAAAAACAACCAGAACAGACAGAGCAACCAGAATGGCCAAGCCCAAccgcgcaccgcatcgAACCAGGACCGGCCTaaaagcgcagcacaacAACAATCCGTCGATGCTGCAAGTACGCGCAATCCCGTTTCCAGCGACAGCCCACCGTCAGCTACCACTGCAACGCACTCTCCCACGACAAGCGCccttggcgctgcaaatAATGCCATGGGCAGCACCGATGACGGCGGTCTAAGTGGCGGTGCGATTGCTGGGATTGTGGTCGGGAGTGTATTGGGTCTTTTACTTCTTGCCTTTATTGCGTGGTTCCttggccgccgcgccacgaAATCGCGCGAAGAAGCCGTGCAGAATGCGAGTGGACCACCCATGTACAGCCAGGGCGGCGAGCTTGTAACACACCCCACCACACAAAACACGAGTGAATCGTTCCCCAACAGTGTATATGATTCATATGCCCAGCCTTCCGAGCCAGCGCCGTTTGATTATTTCTACATGGCGCAGCCTGCCGCGTCCGCAGACACGAGCCAGCTCACGCAGCGCGATCCCATGGCCATGGACGGCTATGCTCAGCAGCCAGGTTCCGTATTCACTGCCCCTCCTATTGTGTATGATACGCTTGTGCCTGGCCAAGCGCTCACTTCGAATGCATCCCTACAGACAGGCAGCAAAGACGCATCGGCCtaccgcggcggcgctcaaCGACGGCCGCGCATGAAACGCGAGGTCAGCGACATGCCAATCACGCCGAGCAGGCGTACAGACAGGTACTATGCCAGCGGCCAGGATATtacgccgcgcagctggccaagcgccgacGATGTGAGTGACGAGAAATATGCAGACGACGTGATTGCGGACTatgccgagctcgagccaGCGCCGAAGCGTGTGCATAAgaatcgcacgcgcaggcGGCCGCGCGAAAGGTCTCGCGCTCCAGTGCCGCAGACGCCTGTGGGCGACGGATCCCTTGAAGTCTCTACGAGTGGATCCTACGACCTGGACGACTCCATGTCGGAGCTGCCGTAcacgcgagcgcgtcgtaAGCCGCCACGCAACCTCGTGCCTACATACGACATCAACCAAGAGGCGTCCTacgccgccgacgcgctgcgcgcgcgcgacgccgacaATCTATAG
- a CDS encoding N-acetylphosphatidylethanolamine-hydrolyzing phospholipase D (EggNog:ENOG503NX7Q; COG:S; TransMembrane:1 (o13-31i)), which yields MLAQLGGRLPLKVFSYTICAWGGAWIVYYAFQECRRTFALRSRQRRFPLPRRTAENDAAWFGQANAQERKNIVGRFSPLKFLGRYLNVTPEWREQGLWEWMWWKVVHALIWNDGFGFDGGFSADTKTEEGRKRIETLLPVEPVDMAKLFGAPPEGSTYTWLGQSTCLIRMHGVTILTDPVFGTQPVKSFLSPVRMRPMPCTFLDLVRDGVLDIILVSHNHFDHLDLSIIPHVPRTTKWVVSRGMSTLLRKCGVPMENITELAWWEEAQLECTVAHDDTSVTRVVHITGLPASHWSARTLLDTNKSLWSSYAVRVNDQSAALPRASLFFCGDSGYSPDLFRSIGRMYGPFHLATIPIGSYEPRWHLSLQHMDPLGSVSVAEDIGAAQSFGMHWGTWCMSDERWDAPPADLALALAQKKLPCSYVKTVPLGQIQHVPLGA from the coding sequence ATGCTCGCACAACTGGGCGGGCGGCTGCCGCTCAAAGTGTTTTCGTACACGATCTGTGCCTGGGGAGGTGCATGGATCGTGTACTACGCGTTCCAGGAATGCCGTCGTACGTTTGCGCTTCGCtcgcgccagcggcgctttccgcttccgcgccgcaccgcggAAAACGACGCTGCATGGTTCGGGCAAGCTAatgcgcaggagcgcaagaacATCGTGGGCCGTTTCAGTCCGCTGAAATTTCTTGGGCGGTACTTGAATGTGACTCCTGAATGGCGTGAGCAAGGGCTGTGGGAGTGGATGTGGTGGAAAGTGGTCCATGCGCTCATATGGAACGACGGCTTTGGCTTTGACGGTGGCTTCTCCGCTGATACCAAGACAGAAGAAGGACGCAAGCGGATCGAGACGCTGCTTCCTGTGGAGCCCGTCGACATGGCGAAGCTttttggcgcaccgccCGAGGGCAGTACGTATACATGGCTTGGCCAAAGCACTTGTCTCATCCGGATGCATGGCGTAACGATCCTGACGGACCCCGTATTTGGCACGCAGCCCGTCAAGAGTTTCCTGAGCCCTGTGCGGATGCGTCCCATGCCATGCACCTTTTTGGATctggtgcgcgacggcgtccTCGACATCATTCTTGTCTCGCACAACCACTTTGATCATTTGGACCTGAGCATCATTCCccatgtgccgcgcaccaCAAAGTGGGTCGTTTCGCGCGGCATgtcgacgctgctgcgtaAATGTGGCGTGCCTATGGAAAACATCACGGAGCTTGCATGGTGggaggaggcgcagctcgaaTGCACTGTCGCACACGACGATACGTCCGTCACGCGAGTTGTGCATATCACTGGCCTTCCTGCGAGCCATTGGAGTGCAAGGACACTGCTGGATACCAACAAGAGCCTGTGGAGCTCGTATGCGGTGCGTGTCAACGACCAGTCCGCTGCACTTCCGCGTGCGTCGCTGTTTTTCTGCGGCGATTCTGGATACAGTCCCGATTTATTTCGCAGTATTGGGCGCATGTACGGGCCGTTCCACCTTGCAACGATCCCGATTGGGTCGTACGAGCCGCGCTGGCATCTGAGTCTGCAGCACATGGATCCGCTGGGGTCGGTTTCGGTAGCGGAGGAcattggcgcggcgcaaagttTTGGGATGCATTGGGGCACTTGGTGCATGAGTGACGAGCGCTGGGATGCACCGCCCGCAGATCTCGCActggcgcttgcacagAAAAAGCTGCCTTGCTCGTATGTAAAGACGGTGCCGCTTGGGCAGATACAGCATGTACCCTTGGGGGCATAG
- the STT3 gene encoding dolichyl-diphosphooligosaccharide--protein glycotransferase (EggNog:ENOG503NV6G; TransMembrane:13 (i12-32o78-98i110-130o136-153i165-182o188-210i231-251o263-281i293-317o352-374i381-398o404-425i465-488o); COG:O; BUSCO:EOG09260TVA; CAZy:GT66) — MMRDEQRNVASLLRTVTLVLIIGAAVSSRLFAVVRYESIIHEFDPWFNFRATKVLTEDGYYRFWNWFDPSAWYPLGRAAGGTVYPGLMITTGTLYNILHFFNIPVNIRDVCVMLAPLFSGFTVIAAYLFTKTMKDECAALLAAIFIGIAPGYISRSVAGSYDNEAIAIFLLLFTFYLWIRAIKDGSVAYGVLTALFYFYMVAAWGGYVFITNMIPLHVFVLLLMGRYSGKIYVAYSTFYAIGVLASMQIPFVGFQPLRTSEHMAALGVFGLLQLIALVELCRRYVNSSEFRKVMTTFVICVALLSFVALVGLTYAGFVAPWTGRFYSLWDTGYAKKHIPIIASVSEHQPPTWTAYFTDLHFLILLFPVGIFYLFRELRDEHVFVVIYAVAGSYFSGVMVRLMLTLTPCVCVSAAIALSTILDTYLGPSDTFSDTPNDTPNDTPVQKRKAKPTLERPRPRIAGLDIRVFVVGSIMLMLQLFVLHCTYITSFTYSSPSVVLASQRSDGSQLIIDDFREAYYWLHENTAEDAKVMSWWDYGYQIAGFANRTTLVDNNTWNNTHIATVGRAMSTTEEKAYPILRKHDVDYILVVFGGLIGYSGDDINKFLWMIRISEGIWPEEINESKFFTPRGEYRIDDGATETMRESLMYKMSYYRFNEVFQGGTSMDRARGTAGPSRSPTLDTIEEVYTSENWLVRIYRVKKEDALGRTHKDANAFEHGRRRKKPAFSTHGSAVVN, encoded by the coding sequence AtgatgcgcgacgagcagcgcaatgtaGCGTCGCTGTTGCGCACAGTGACGCTGGTGTTGATCATCGGTGCGGCGGTATCTTCGCGCCTGTTTGCAGTCGTACGATACGAGTCGATCATCCACGAGTTTGATCCGTGGTTTAATTTCCGCGCGACCAAAGTGCTGACCGAGGATGGATACTACCGATTCTGGAACTGGTTCGACCCCTCTGCTTGGTACCCCCTGGGCCGTGCGGCAGGTGGGACCGTGTATCCTGGACTGATGATCACGACTGGCACGCTGTACAATATCCTGCACTTTTTCAACATTCCTGTCAATATCCGTGATGTTTGTGTCATGCTCGCGCCCTTGTTTAGCGGCTTTACCGTCATTGCTGCGTACCTGTTTACCAAGACAATGAAGGAcgagtgtgcggcgctgctcgccgcgatCTTCATTGGGATTGCGCCGGGCTATATTTCGCGTTCGGTGGCTGGCTCGTACGACAACGAGGCGATTGCTATTTTTTTGCTGCTGTTCACCTTTTACCTCTGGATCCGTGCGATCAAAGACGGCTCCGTGGCGTACGGCGTGCTCACCGCCCTGTTTTATTTCTACATGGTGGCTGCCTGGGGTGGGTACGTGTTTATCACCAACATGATTCCGCTGCACGTCTTTGTGCTCCTCCTCATGGGGCGGTACAGCGGCAAGATTTATGTCGCATACTCGACATTCTATGCGATAGGCGTGCTTGCGAGTATGCAAATCCCGTTCGTTGGTTTCCAGCCGCTACGCACGAGCGAGCATATGGCCGCACTTGGCGTGTTTGGTCTTCTGCAGCTGATTGCACTCGTGGAACTCTGCCGCCGCTACGTGAACTCGAGCGAGTTCCGCAAGGTGATGACTACGTTTGTAATTtgcgttgcgctgctctcTTTTGTAGCGCTGGTCGGGCTCACGTACGCTGGCTTCGTTGCCCCATGGACCGGCCGCTTTTACTCGCTCTGGGATACGGGGTACGCAAAAAAGCACATTCCCATTATTGCGTCTGTCTCGGAGCACCAGCCGCCGACCTGGACGGCCTATTTTACTGATCTGCACTTTCTCATCCTCCTCTTCCCCGTCGGCATCTTTTACCTTttccgcgagctgcgcgacgagcatgTGTTTGTCGTGATCTATGCCGTGGCAGGCTCGTACTTCTCGGGTGTGATGGTACGCTTGATGCTCACACTCACACCGTGTGTGTGTGtgagcgccgcgatcgcTCTGAGCACGATCCTCGATACATACCTCGGGCCGAGTGATACGTTCAGCGATACGCCGAACGATACGCCGAACGATACGCCGGTGCAGAAACGCAAGGCGAAGCCAACATTGGAGCGCCCGCGCCCGCGCATTGCAGGGCTCGATATACGCGTGTTTGTCGTTGGGAGCATCATGCTCATGCTCCAGCTGTTTGTCCTGCACTGCACGTACATCACCTCCTTTACATATTCCTCGCCGTCTGTCGTGCTTGCCTCGCAGCGAAGCGATGGCTCCCAACTTATCATTGACGATTTCCGCGAGGCATACTACTGGCTCCACGAGAACACCGCCGAAGATGCCAAGGTTATGAGCTGGTGGGATTACGGGTACCAAATCGCTGGGTTCGCCAACCGCACCACGCTTGTGGACAACAACACGTGGAACAATACGCACATTGCCACCGTCGGCCGCGCCATGTCCACGACGGAGGAAAAGGCGTACCCGATTCTGCGTAAGCACGATGTAGACTATATCCTCGTCGTGTTCGGCGGATTGATTGGGTACAGCGGCGACGACATAAACAAGTTCCTCTGGATGATCCGCATCTCCGAGGGAATTTGGCCAGAGGAGATCAACGAGTCCAAATTTTTTACTCCACGCGGCGAGTACCGCATCGACGACGGAGCGACAGAGACGATGCGCGAGAGTCTTATGTACAAAATGAGCTACTATCGCTTCAACGAGGTGTTCCAAGGGGGAACAAGTATGGACCGTGCGCGCGGAACTGCAGGCCCCTCGCGCTCTCCGACGCTCGACACGATCGAGGAGGTGTACACGAGCGAAAACTGGCTTGTGCGGATATATCGTGTGAAGAAAGAAGACGCGCttgggcgcacgcacaaggATGCGAATGCGTTTGAGCATGgcaggcggcgcaagaagcCAGCCTTCTCGACGCATGGCAGTGCTGTAGTGAACTAA
- the PEX6 gene encoding peroxisomal assembly protein (EggNog:ENOG503NVEI; BUSCO:EOG09260VTN; COG:O), translating into MAFAYHSARVYSLDGGARDCVYVSASLAYVLSQGDDAEALAVSLASPDEARAAHASLSSVGSVYWAQIASPEMEGAAGMEHGAFHVFVPPLLCASLPERVAVRGVQPIPLHAAFLGVDAAHVEHVARHEAAVRDALHGSILHCGEAVNVTLDGMVLALQVAMTEPVVQGVVERTSTKLTVLGINAPPPSAAPVRPDPVVDAHFLERALAHAQHGTLLTAKPASIEVAQAIAQCNDAYIDAESVVLVSEAMLAGLAALNGDWCVAQVAAEERPHMVRLLATQCLLGMDEARCSPVLLQNMYRPETFRLQDAVPLTVYPIPSAILDELESLRVGDAAAQNLAGAPGKPPLLPAAEGVTVARIASPVATDRAYDEACLEALRRHFEHRPRILRLGDVFAVPVETGRARFEQVDVEREHIPQESARDLARHAHMPGALVPKHARDAVFFAVTELESALVDPSTLPIPEDAPALRQWFDTLATYPSMDYVGAYVDAAHSKIVQTGLEQRRVADVQAWLALAQDTPPCPPLHTPLTEGIFARYVQLVQAAISPSAQRLGVHLCILLHGAKGVGKRMLTRWVAQRTGVQLLVLNCYELVSDTDARTEGMLRARFERARICAPCLVLLQHIDVLVRKGQEAAQSGVFKALQAFVKDPQGLVIVGTTEDEDACVPALLGLFNETLSLSPPSETERKQLLEMQLAHYTIARDIDVQALAMQTAALLAADIAGLVERARLASIERLAQSLHLYAPACPWKISDLAAARPVLVQADLEAALAHVRTHYSESIGAPKIPNVTWDDVGGLAAVKNEILDTVQLPLEHPELFADGVKKRSGVLLYGPPGTGKTLLAKAVATTCSLNFFSVKGPELLNMYIGESEANVRRVFQRARDAKPCVIFFDELDSVAPKRGNQGDSGGVMDRIVSQLLAELDGMASGSEAGDVFVIGATNRPDLLDAALLRPGRFDRMLYLSVAETHDAQLTILQALTRKFTLDEDVGDLRVVAEQCPFNLTGADFYALCSDAMLKAMTAKAGEVDVQVVKLSKEPRTDATRHWPTPMTPQYYLAEIATPGEIQFKVHRRHFEQALQELVPSVSEQEMAHYRAVQTTFSPPADDAPKKGKGRAP; encoded by the coding sequence atggcTTTTGCGTACCACAGCGCGCGAGTGTACTCCCTCGATGGCGGTGCGCGGGACTGCGTGTATGtgagcgcgtcgcttgcctACGTGCTGAGTCAAGGCGACGATgcggaagcgcttgcggtCTCGCTGGCGTCGCCCGACgaagcacgcgctgcacatgcaTCGCTCTCTTCGGTGGGCAGTGTGTACTGGGCGCAAATTGCGTCGCCCGAGATGGAGGGGGCGGCGGGTAtggagcacggcgcattTCATGTGTTTGTGCCCCCATTGCTGTGCGCATCCCTGCCCGAGCGTGttgccgtgcgcggcgtacaGCCGATTCCACTGCACGCGGCGTTTCTCGGcgtcgacgccgcgcacgtcgagcacgtcgcgcgccacgaggccgccgtgcgcgatgcattgcaCGGCAGCATTTTGCACTGCGGCGAAGCGGTAAACGTTACGCTGGACGGTATGGTGCTGGCGTTGCAAGTCGCCATGACCGAGCCCGTCGTCCAAGGCGTCGTCGAGCGTACTTCCACGAAACTCACCGTGCTTGGCATAAACGCACCGCCTCCGAGtgccgcgcctgtgcgGCCCGATCCCGTTGTTGATGCGCACTttttggagcgcgcgcttgcgcatgcacagcacggCACATTGTTAACGGCAAAGCCCGCATCCATCGAGGTTGCGCAAGCGATTGCACAGTGTAATGACGCGTACATTGACGCAGAATCGGTCGTACTGGTGAGCGAGGCGATGCTTGCGGGCCTAGCAGCGCTGAACGGCGACTGGTGCGTCGCACAGGTCGCCGCAGAGGAGCGACCACACATGGTGCGTCTCCTCGCGACGCAGTGCCTGCTGGGTatggacgaagcgcgctgctcgcccgTGCTCCTGCAAAACATGTACAGACCCGAAACGTTTCGCTTGCAGGACGCGGTGCCACTCACCGTGTATCCCATCCCGAGCGCGATCCTTGACGagctcgagtcgctgcgTGTGGGCGACGCGGCTGCGCAAAATCTCGCCGGAGCGCCGGGAAAGCCACCGCTGCTGCCTGCCGCCGAGGGTGTTACGGTAGCGCGCATTGCCTCGCCCGTCGCGACGGACCGCGCATACGACGAGGCGTGCTTGGAGGCGTTGCGGCGCCACTTTGAGCACCGCCCCCGCATTCTGCGGCTCGGCGACGTATTTGCCGTACCTGTAGAGACGGGTCGGGCGCGGTTTGAGCAAGTCGacgtggagcgcgagcataTACCACAGgagagcgcgcgcgacttggcgcgccatgcacacATGCCCGGCGCACTCGTCCCGAAacatgcgcgcgatgctgtcTTTTTTGCCGTCACCGAACTTGAGTCTGCGCTGGTCGATCCCAGCACGCTGCCGATTCCCGAggatgcgcctgcgctgcggcagtgGTTCGATACGCTCGCTACGTATCCCAGCATGGACTATGTAGGCGCCTATgtcgacgcggcgcactccAAAATTGTCCAAACAggcctcgagcagcggcgcgtcgcggatgTGCAGGCAtggcttgcgcttgcgcaggatACGCCGCCATGtccgccgctgcacacgccgctAACCGAGGGCATTTTTGCCCGGTACGTCCAGCTTGTCCAAGCCGCCAtctcgccgagcgcacaGCGCCTTGGCGTGCACCTTTGCATTTTGCTTCACGGAGCAAAAGGTGTGGGAAAGCGGATGCTCACACGCTGGGTTGCACAGCGGAcgggcgtgcagctgcttgtgctcAACTGCTACGAGCTCGTTTCTGACACAGACGCACGCACAGAGGGAatgctgcgtgcgcgctttgaacgcgcgcgcatatgtgcgccgtgccttgtcctcttgcagcacatcgatgtgcttgtgcgcaaaggacaagaggcggcgcagtcTGGCGTGTTCAAAGCGCTCCAAGCGTTTGTCAAAGATCCGCAAGGGCTCGTCATTGTGGGCACCACCGAGGACGAAGACGCGTGTGTgcccgcgctgcttggcctcTTTAACGAGACGCTGAGCTTGtcgccgccgagcgagacggagcgcaagcagttGCTGGAAATGCAACTCGCACACTACACCATTGCACGCGATATTGACGTACAAGCATTGGCGATGCAgaccgccgcgctgcttgccgcagaTATCGCCGGtctcgtcgagcgcgcgcgcctcgcatcgatcgagcgcctcgcgcagtcGCTGCATTTGTACGCGCCTGCGTGTCCGTGGAAGATTTCCGAccttgccgctgcgcgccccGTCCTGGTTCAGGCCGATTTAGAAGCGGCCCTCGCCCACGTCCGTACGCACTACTCGGAGAGCATCGGCGCACCCAAGATCCCCAACGTGACGTGGGACGACGTCGGTGGCCTTGCCGCGGTCAAGAACGAGATCCTTGACACAGTGCAGCTGCCGCTCGAGCACCCAGAGCTGTTTGCCGACGGCGTGAagaagcgcagcggcgtacTCTTGTATGGACCGCCCGGCACCGGAAAGACGCTCTTGGCGAAAGCAGTCGCCACCACATGCTCGCTCAACTTTTTCTCTGTCAAGGGGCCCGAGCTGCTCAACATGTACATCGGCGAGTCGGAAGCCAATGTCCGTCGCGtttttcagcgcgcgcgcgacgccaagCCGTGTGTGATTTTCTTTGACGAGCTCGACTCTGTTGCGCCCAAGCGTGGAAATCAGGGTGATAGCGGCGGCGTGATGGACCGTATTGTGAGCCAGCtacttgccgagctcgatgGCATGGCGAGTGGGTCCGAGGCTGGAGACGTTTTTGTGATTGGCGCGACGAACCGGCCCGACCTGCttgacgcggcgcttctgcgTCCAGGGCGCTTTGACAGGATGCTGTACCTCTCTGTCGCCGAGACGCACGATGCACAGCTTACGATTTTGCAGGCACTCACGCGAAAATTCAcgctggacgaggacgTGGGCGATTTGCGTGTGGTTGCCGAGCAGTGCCCGTTCAACCTGACAGGCGCTGATTTCTATGCACTGTGCTCGGATGCTATGCTTAAGGCGATGACAGCCAAGGCAGGGGAGGTGGATGTACAGGTAGTGAAGCTATCGAAGGAgccgcgcacagacgcaaCGCGGCATTGGCCGACGCCGATGACGCCGCAGTATTACCTCGCCGAGATTGCGACGCCGGGAGAGATCCAATTCAAGGTGCACCGAAGACACTTTGAGCAGGCGCTCCAAGAGCTCGTGCCGTCCGTCAGCGAGCAGGAAATGGCGCACTACCGCGCGGTGCAAACCACATTTTCGCCGCCAGCCGACGACGCGCCCAAAAAAGGCAAAGGCCGTGCTCCATAG